A single genomic interval of Streptomyces sp. NBC_00663 harbors:
- a CDS encoding 1,2-dihydroxy-3-keto-5-methylthiopentene dioxygenase, translating into MTLLTTWSESGPETQVRRTSDPAEIAEALKPLGVRYEQWPIREDVPFDADSDTVFAAYGPEIEKLNAEEGFTTVDVLGLHPSDDPEFPAKARAAREKFLQEHTHDDDDEVRFFVSGSGIFYLHVNGEVHAVFCEKGDLLGVPRGTTHWFDMGTHPSFTAIRFFHEEDGWIGNFTGSTIASRFPDYDTIAAGYEADKASA; encoded by the coding sequence ATGACGCTGCTGACCACCTGGTCCGAGTCCGGCCCCGAGACGCAGGTCCGCCGCACCTCGGACCCCGCCGAGATCGCCGAGGCGCTCAAGCCGCTCGGTGTGCGTTACGAGCAGTGGCCGATCCGCGAGGACGTGCCCTTCGACGCCGACAGCGACACCGTCTTCGCCGCGTACGGCCCCGAGATCGAGAAGCTGAACGCCGAGGAGGGCTTCACCACCGTCGACGTCCTCGGTCTGCACCCCAGTGACGACCCGGAGTTCCCGGCGAAGGCCAGGGCCGCCCGCGAGAAGTTCCTCCAGGAGCACACGCACGACGACGATGACGAGGTCCGCTTCTTCGTCTCGGGCTCCGGGATCTTCTACCTCCACGTGAACGGCGAGGTGCACGCGGTCTTCTGCGAGAAGGGCGACCTGCTGGGCGTCCCGCGCGGCACCACCCACTGGTTCGACATGGGCACCCACCCGTCGTTCACCGCGATCCGCTTCTTCCACGAGGAGGACGGCTGGATCGGCAACTTCACCGGCTCGACGATCGCGTCCCGCTTCCCGGACTACGACACGATCGCGGCGGGCTACGAGGCGGACAAGGCCTCCGCATGA
- a CDS encoding substrate-binding domain-containing protein: MSRTRLPLAALSLASVSALVLSGCSQSTDASKDTGDTAASASAATGKKPAPFSAGAVKVALVRQSGAGDYFEQWGNGAKAQAKALGIDLTVYDAQADNAKQATDLSSAINSGAKAIIIDHGFPATIQPEIDKAVKKGIKVVVYDVETATKGVVSTKQDDASMAQAVLDVMAKEVGKDAKVGYVNVAGYAALDKRNTVWAKEAAAQGWKQQFKVGKVTDSTATDNVPLVSAALTQHGDVAGVFAPYDELAKGTVLAVQNKKLQDKVKVFGADVSNADIQQMTAADSPWVATAGTDPSAVGAAVVRTTALELAGQLNKTSVEFPAVAITQDFLREKKIENMDQLREALPALNLAQVSTADWISNVAH, translated from the coding sequence ATGTCCCGCACCCGTCTGCCCCTCGCCGCGCTCTCCCTCGCCTCCGTGTCCGCGCTCGTGCTCTCCGGCTGCTCGCAGTCCACCGACGCCTCCAAGGACACCGGCGACACCGCCGCCTCCGCGTCAGCCGCCACCGGGAAGAAGCCCGCCCCCTTCAGCGCGGGCGCGGTCAAGGTCGCCCTGGTCAGGCAGAGCGGCGCCGGCGACTACTTCGAGCAGTGGGGCAACGGAGCCAAGGCGCAGGCCAAGGCCCTCGGCATCGACCTGACCGTGTACGACGCCCAGGCCGACAACGCCAAGCAGGCCACCGACCTCTCCTCGGCCATCAACTCCGGCGCCAAGGCGATCATCATCGACCACGGCTTCCCGGCCACCATCCAGCCGGAGATCGACAAGGCCGTGAAGAAGGGCATCAAGGTCGTCGTCTACGACGTCGAGACGGCCACCAAGGGGGTCGTCTCCACCAAGCAGGACGACGCGAGCATGGCCCAGGCCGTCCTCGACGTGATGGCCAAGGAGGTCGGCAAGGACGCCAAGGTCGGCTACGTCAACGTCGCCGGGTACGCCGCCCTCGACAAGCGGAACACGGTGTGGGCGAAGGAGGCCGCCGCACAGGGCTGGAAGCAGCAGTTCAAGGTCGGCAAGGTCACCGACTCCACGGCCACCGACAACGTTCCCCTCGTCTCCGCCGCGCTCACCCAGCACGGCGATGTCGCCGGTGTCTTCGCCCCCTACGACGAGCTCGCCAAGGGCACCGTCCTCGCCGTGCAGAACAAGAAGCTCCAGGACAAGGTGAAGGTCTTCGGCGCGGACGTCTCCAACGCCGACATCCAGCAGATGACCGCCGCCGACAGCCCCTGGGTCGCCACGGCCGGCACCGACCCGTCCGCGGTCGGCGCCGCCGTCGTCCGCACCACCGCCCTTGAGCTGGCCGGCCAACTGAACAAGACCTCCGTCGAGTTCCCGGCCGTCGCCATCACGCAGGACTTCCTGCGCGAGAAGAAGATCGAGAACATGGACCAGCTGCGCGAGGCGCTGCCCGCGCTGAACCTGGCCCAGGTCTCGACCGCGGACTGGATCTCCAATGTCGCCCACTGA
- a CDS encoding sugar ABC transporter ATP-binding protein, whose product MSPTEPAVEPAVEPAVALTDVSMAFGGRTVLESVSLDIAPGSVVALLGANGAGKSTLIKILSGVHTDHGGEVRVAGEPAALQSPLAARQLGIQTVHQRIGEGIVPGLTVAENLVFEELAQRRGNPFLNGAKLLARAREIQAGLDLDWSDALLKRDVTELGISDRQLLILARALATRPRLLVLDEPTSALSAAEAERLFTLVERMRDDGIAVLYVSHRLGEIDALADRLVVLRDGRLTEDQARPFDWDAALRAMLAQAQEATTARPVREGAAGDVVLSLRGVRLFDGRTPLDLDLRTGEVTGVVGLLGAGKTELARGLFGAEPFTTGAVELDGEPYTPRRPADAIRGGIHLVPEDRHADALVPGWSLAQNISLPFLKSLSRLGLVHTAKEDALGRDTIDALGVVTRDEHSTVEELSGGNQQKVVVGRWLAETPRVLILDEPFRGVDIGARRDIGRRARTLAAEGAAVLVLSADVDEVLEVADRVVVLAAGEIHLDAYGEDAERDRVIQTISASV is encoded by the coding sequence ATGTCGCCCACTGAACCGGCCGTCGAACCGGCGGTTGAACCGGCCGTCGCGCTGACCGACGTCAGCATGGCCTTCGGCGGCAGGACGGTCCTGGAGTCCGTCTCGCTGGACATCGCACCGGGCAGCGTCGTCGCGCTGCTCGGCGCGAACGGCGCCGGCAAGTCCACGCTGATCAAGATCCTGTCGGGCGTGCACACGGACCACGGCGGCGAGGTGCGGGTCGCCGGGGAGCCCGCGGCTCTCCAGTCGCCGCTTGCCGCCCGGCAGTTGGGCATCCAGACCGTGCACCAGCGCATCGGCGAGGGCATCGTGCCCGGCCTCACGGTCGCCGAGAACCTCGTCTTCGAGGAGCTGGCCCAGCGCCGCGGCAACCCCTTCCTCAACGGCGCCAAGCTGCTGGCCCGCGCCCGCGAGATCCAGGCCGGCCTCGACCTGGACTGGAGCGACGCCCTGCTCAAGCGGGACGTGACCGAACTCGGCATCTCCGACCGCCAGTTGCTCATCCTCGCCCGCGCCCTGGCCACCCGCCCCCGCCTGCTCGTCCTCGACGAGCCGACCTCCGCGCTGTCGGCGGCCGAGGCGGAACGCCTCTTCACCCTCGTCGAGAGGATGCGCGACGACGGCATCGCCGTGCTCTACGTCTCCCACCGCCTCGGCGAGATCGACGCCCTGGCCGACCGGCTGGTCGTCCTGCGGGACGGCCGTCTCACCGAGGACCAGGCCAGGCCCTTCGACTGGGACGCGGCCCTGCGCGCCATGCTCGCCCAGGCCCAGGAGGCGACCACGGCCCGGCCGGTGCGGGAGGGCGCGGCCGGTGACGTCGTCCTGTCCCTGCGCGGGGTACGGCTCTTCGACGGCCGCACGCCCCTCGACCTCGACCTCCGCACAGGCGAAGTCACCGGCGTCGTCGGCCTGTTGGGCGCGGGCAAGACCGAGCTGGCCCGCGGCCTGTTCGGCGCCGAACCCTTCACCACCGGCGCGGTCGAGCTGGACGGCGAGCCGTACACGCCCCGCCGACCCGCCGACGCCATCCGCGGCGGCATCCACCTGGTCCCCGAGGACCGGCACGCCGACGCCCTCGTGCCCGGCTGGTCGCTCGCCCAGAACATCTCGCTGCCGTTCCTGAAGTCGCTGTCCCGGCTCGGCCTCGTCCACACGGCGAAGGAGGACGCCCTCGGCCGCGACACCATCGACGCCCTCGGTGTCGTCACCCGCGACGAGCACAGCACCGTCGAGGAGCTGTCCGGCGGCAACCAGCAGAAGGTCGTCGTCGGCCGCTGGCTCGCCGAGACACCCCGCGTCCTCATCCTGGACGAGCCGTTCCGAGGTGTGGACATCGGTGCCCGCCGGGACATCGGCCGCCGTGCCCGCACCCTGGCCGCCGAGGGCGCCGCCGTGCTCGTCCTGTCCGCCGACGTCGACGAGGTGCTGGAGGTCGCCGACCGGGTCGTCGTGCTGGCCGCCGGCGAGATCCACCTCGACGCCTACGGCGAGGACGCGGAACGCGACCGCGTGATCCAGACCATCTCGGCGTCGGTGTGA
- a CDS encoding ABC transporter permease, with protein MTTAQSTPVKTATPSTTATPAARLQNAVIKYGFIFVTVALFLYFALSEGSFRESATLLDTLRYVSVAAILGLGVTLTMAVGGMDMSVGAVAGLGVSVAAQTMVVHNQIGTVAIIAVLAAGAVVGLLNALLIVVLKIPDMLATLGTLFIVQGLKLVLVDGQSITPGMTLDDGTTAPGRFTEGFLKIDRGTVLGIPISVLVFGGLTVAAWVFLARTRWGRVLYAIGANPEASRLAGIRVGAYRSLAYVLSGVLASVGGLILASRIGQGDVSAGTSQLLEAVAVALVGTSVLGRGRPNVWGTALGAVLIGIITTGLTIKGLPYYTQDVVEGAVLILALVFSFTLSKRRTA; from the coding sequence ATGACCACAGCCCAGAGCACCCCGGTGAAGACGGCGACCCCGTCCACCACGGCCACCCCCGCCGCGCGCCTCCAGAACGCCGTCATCAAGTACGGCTTCATCTTCGTGACGGTCGCGCTGTTCCTCTACTTCGCGCTCAGCGAGGGCTCGTTCCGCGAGTCGGCGACCCTCCTCGACACCCTGCGCTATGTCTCCGTGGCCGCCATCCTCGGCCTCGGCGTCACCCTCACCATGGCCGTCGGCGGAATGGACATGTCCGTCGGCGCGGTCGCGGGCCTCGGAGTCTCCGTCGCCGCCCAGACGATGGTGGTCCACAACCAGATCGGCACCGTCGCCATCATCGCGGTGCTCGCGGCCGGCGCCGTGGTGGGCCTGCTCAACGCCCTGCTGATCGTCGTACTGAAGATCCCCGACATGCTGGCGACCCTGGGCACCCTGTTCATTGTCCAGGGCCTCAAACTCGTCCTGGTCGACGGCCAGTCCATCACCCCCGGCATGACCCTGGACGACGGCACCACCGCCCCCGGCAGGTTCACCGAGGGCTTCCTCAAGATCGACCGCGGCACGGTCCTGGGCATCCCCATCTCGGTCCTCGTCTTCGGCGGACTGACCGTCGCCGCCTGGGTCTTCCTCGCCCGCACCCGCTGGGGCCGGGTGCTGTACGCCATCGGCGCCAACCCCGAGGCGTCCCGGCTGGCCGGCATCCGCGTCGGCGCGTACCGGTCCCTCGCCTACGTCCTCTCCGGCGTCCTCGCCTCCGTCGGCGGCCTGATCCTGGCCTCCCGCATCGGCCAGGGCGATGTGTCCGCCGGCACCTCGCAGCTCCTGGAGGCCGTGGCGGTCGCGCTGGTCGGCACCTCCGTCCTGGGCCGGGGCCGCCCGAACGTCTGGGGCACGGCCCTCGGCGCCGTCCTGATCGGCATCATCACCACCGGCCTGACCATCAAGGGCCTGCCGTACTACACCCAGGACGTCGTCGAGGGCGCGGTCCTCATCCTCGCCCTGGTCTTCAGCTTCACCTTGTCCAAGCGCCGCACGGCTTAA
- the mtnK gene encoding S-methyl-5-thioribose kinase encodes MGYRILETEDIPAYLRERCHWDETADPEVREVSDGNMNRVFLATAPDGIRSLAVKQALPWVRVAGPSWPMNPDRADAEARAYDQVAKVAPDKIPAIHGYDPENYALVMEDMSDLEVLRTLLNEGAAYGPGTSARVGEFVAQLAFATSDFGMESAERKALIAASVSPELCKITEDVVLSEPYIEHEHNHWHEGVADLAAEFRADAGLRTEVADLRHTFMTSAQALLHGDLHTGSIMVGDREGAPVVRVFDPEFSFVGPIGYDLGLYWANVLVSEERARALGTLSDHADQLRLSWEAFETEFRRLWPTRVDTFFDDAYLDRFLRRLWTESVGYAGTEIVRRIIGFAHLTDLTTLPDPAPASRRALLLGRELIVRREELRDVDAVREAVASLASLG; translated from the coding sequence ATGGGTTACCGCATCCTGGAGACCGAGGACATCCCGGCGTACCTGCGCGAGCGCTGCCACTGGGACGAGACCGCCGACCCGGAGGTCCGCGAGGTCTCCGACGGCAACATGAACCGCGTCTTCCTGGCGACCGCGCCCGACGGCATCCGCAGCCTCGCCGTGAAGCAGGCCCTGCCGTGGGTCCGCGTGGCGGGACCGTCCTGGCCGATGAACCCGGACCGCGCCGACGCCGAGGCCCGCGCCTACGACCAGGTCGCCAAGGTCGCCCCCGACAAGATCCCGGCGATCCACGGCTACGACCCCGAGAACTACGCGCTCGTCATGGAGGACATGTCGGACCTCGAAGTCCTGCGCACGCTCCTGAACGAGGGCGCGGCGTACGGGCCGGGCACCTCGGCCCGCGTGGGTGAGTTCGTGGCGCAACTGGCCTTCGCCACGAGCGACTTCGGCATGGAGTCGGCCGAGCGCAAGGCCCTGATCGCCGCCTCGGTCAGCCCCGAGCTGTGCAAGATCACGGAAGACGTGGTCCTCTCCGAGCCGTACATCGAGCACGAGCACAACCACTGGCACGAGGGCGTGGCCGACCTGGCGGCGGAGTTCCGCGCGGATGCCGGGCTCCGCACGGAGGTGGCCGATCTGCGGCACACCTTCATGACCAGCGCCCAGGCCCTCCTCCACGGCGACCTGCACACCGGCAGCATCATGGTCGGCGACCGCGAAGGCGCCCCGGTCGTCCGGGTCTTCGACCCCGAGTTCTCCTTCGTCGGCCCGATCGGCTACGACCTCGGCCTGTACTGGGCCAACGTGCTGGTGTCGGAGGAACGGGCGCGGGCACTGGGCACGTTGTCCGACCACGCGGACCAACTCCGGCTCTCCTGGGAGGCGTTCGAGACGGAGTTCCGTCGCCTCTGGCCGACCCGCGTCGACACGTTCTTCGACGACGCCTACCTGGACCGCTTCCTACGTCGCCTCTGGACCGAGTCGGTCGGCTACGCCGGCACGGAGATCGTCCGCCGCATCATCGGCTTCGCCCATCTGACCGACCTGACGACCCTCCCGGACCCGGCACCGGCGTCCCGCAGGGCGCTGCTGCTGGGCCGTGAACTGATCGTGCGGCGCGAGGAGTTGCGGGACGTGGACGCCGTACGCGAGGCCGTCGCCTCACTCGCCTCACTCGGCTGA
- a CDS encoding SMI1/KNR4 family protein, translated as MDMERATPAELAALREAFGVDDGGASALGWDAVRAFEAEHGVVLPEPYRSFVAEVSDGSFQGPPEYGLVGLAESAKGQDPGRLFPLTGPWVWEDDDGGHEDPDAVVEQVVHQGSLNLGTDGCGMDWHLVVTGPQRGHIWLVTDVGALPFGAEFGHTTSAPGFTGWVRHWAAGKEWFDAEPAESAE; from the coding sequence ATGGACATGGAACGGGCCACCCCTGCGGAACTCGCCGCGCTGCGGGAGGCGTTCGGAGTGGACGACGGGGGCGCCTCGGCGCTGGGGTGGGACGCGGTGCGGGCGTTCGAGGCGGAGCACGGCGTGGTGTTGCCGGAGCCGTACCGGAGCTTCGTGGCGGAGGTGTCGGACGGATCGTTCCAAGGGCCGCCGGAGTACGGGCTGGTGGGGCTGGCCGAGAGCGCCAAGGGGCAGGATCCGGGCCGGCTCTTCCCGCTGACCGGGCCCTGGGTATGGGAGGACGACGACGGGGGTCATGAGGACCCCGACGCCGTCGTCGAGCAGGTCGTCCACCAGGGTTCGCTGAACCTCGGCACGGACGGCTGCGGCATGGACTGGCATCTGGTCGTCACCGGTCCGCAGCGCGGGCACATATGGCTCGTCACCGATGTGGGTGCCCTGCCGTTCGGCGCGGAGTTCGGTCACACGACCTCCGCGCCCGGCTTCACCGGCTGGGTGCGGCACTGGGCCGCCGGCAAGGAGTGGTTCGACGCCGAGCCAGCCGAGTCAGCCGAGTGA
- a CDS encoding glycerol-3-phosphate dehydrogenase/oxidase: MTSQTTLQSVPALGTRPASGSNPSRAETREQLAKASYDLLVIGGGILGISTAWHAAQSGLRVALVDAGDFAGATSSASSKLLHGGLRYLQTGAVKLVAENHFERRAVSRQVAPHLANPLTFYLPVYKGGPHGAAKLGAGVFAYSALSAFGDGVGHLLSPAKAAQDVPELRTDNLKAVAVYGDDQMNDARMALMTVRAAVEAGAVVLNHAEVTGLRFTRGRVTGAELRDRTSGDEFGVSARLVLNATGPWVDHLRKMEDPNAAPSIRLSKGAHLVLKRTSPWKAALATPIDKYRITFALPWEDMLLLGTTDEEFEGDPADVKVTEQDTAQILDEAAFSIRDQQLDRDLITYSFAGLRVLPGGPGDTAKAKRETVVTEGRGGMLSVAGGKWTTFRHIGRTVMQKLESLPGHPLGDDFEPISSLPKKLPLPGVANPRAVAHRLLVDNPAPGPRMAADTARHLATHYGSLAFDIARLANENPELGERVHPDAPEIWAQVVYARDTEWAETPDDVLRRRTTLTIRGLATDEVRAKVQDLLDKK; the protein is encoded by the coding sequence ATGACCAGTCAGACCACCCTCCAGTCCGTGCCTGCCCTCGGTACGCGCCCGGCCTCCGGCTCGAACCCGAGCCGAGCCGAGACCCGGGAGCAGCTCGCCAAGGCGTCGTACGACCTTCTCGTGATCGGCGGCGGCATCCTGGGCATCTCCACCGCCTGGCACGCCGCGCAGTCCGGCCTGAGGGTGGCTCTGGTCGACGCCGGCGACTTCGCCGGCGCCACCTCCTCCGCCTCCTCCAAGCTTCTCCACGGCGGTCTGCGCTACTTGCAGACCGGCGCGGTGAAGCTGGTGGCGGAGAACCACTTCGAACGCCGTGCGGTCTCCCGCCAGGTGGCTCCCCACCTGGCGAACCCGCTCACGTTCTACCTCCCCGTGTACAAGGGCGGTCCGCACGGCGCGGCGAAGCTCGGGGCGGGCGTCTTCGCCTACTCCGCGCTCTCCGCGTTCGGTGACGGTGTCGGTCACCTCCTGTCCCCCGCCAAGGCGGCGCAGGACGTGCCCGAGCTGCGCACCGACAACCTGAAGGCCGTCGCCGTCTACGGCGACGACCAGATGAACGACGCCCGCATGGCGCTGATGACGGTCCGTGCGGCCGTCGAGGCGGGCGCGGTCGTCCTCAACCACGCCGAGGTGACCGGCCTGCGCTTCACCCGGGGCCGGGTCACCGGTGCCGAGCTGCGCGACCGCACCTCCGGCGACGAGTTCGGCGTCAGCGCCCGACTCGTGCTGAACGCGACCGGCCCGTGGGTCGACCACCTGCGCAAGATGGAGGACCCGAACGCGGCTCCCTCCATCCGTCTCTCCAAGGGCGCGCACCTGGTCCTGAAGCGGACCTCGCCGTGGAAGGCCGCGCTGGCCACGCCGATCGACAAGTACCGGATCACCTTCGCCCTCCCCTGGGAGGACATGCTGCTTCTCGGCACGACCGACGAGGAGTTCGAGGGCGACCCGGCGGACGTCAAGGTCACCGAGCAGGACACCGCGCAGATCCTGGACGAGGCCGCGTTCTCCATCCGGGACCAGCAGCTCGACCGTGACCTGATCACGTACTCCTTCGCGGGTCTGCGGGTGCTGCCGGGCGGACCCGGCGACACCGCCAAGGCCAAGCGCGAGACCGTCGTCACCGAGGGCAGGGGCGGCATGCTGTCCGTCGCGGGCGGCAAGTGGACGACGTTCCGACACATCGGCCGTACGGTCATGCAGAAGCTGGAGTCGCTGCCGGGTCACCCGCTGGGCGACGACTTCGAGCCCATCTCGTCGCTCCCGAAGAAGCTGCCGCTGCCGGGTGTCGCCAACCCGCGCGCGGTCGCGCACCGGCTGCTGGTCGACAACCCGGCGCCCGGCCCGCGCATGGCCGCCGACACGGCCAGGCACCTGGCGACCCACTACGGCTCCCTGGCCTTCGACATCGCCCGGCTGGCGAACGAGAACCCGGAGCTGGGCGAGCGCGTCCACCCCGACGCCCCGGAGATCTGGGCGCAGGTCGTGTACGCCCGTGACACCGAGTGGGCCGAGACGCCGGACGACGTGCTGCGCCGCCGGACGACGCTGACGATCCGGGGTCTGGCCACGGACGAGGTGCGGGCGAAGGTGCAGGACCTGCTCGACAAGAAGTAG
- the glpK gene encoding glycerol kinase GlpK: MTDAHTAGPFIAAIDQGTTSSRCIVFDRDGRIVSVDQKEHEQIFPKPGWVEHNANEIWTNVQEVVAGAIQKAGITRDDIKAIGITNQRETTLLWDKNTGEPVHNAIVWQDTRTDALCKELGRNVGQDRFRRETGLPLASYFAGPKARWLLDNVEGLRERAERGDILFGTMDSWVIWNLTGGVNGGKHYTDVTNASRTMLMNLHTLEWDEKIAESIGVPMNMLPEIRSSAEVYGEVTGGKLGELLGGIPVASALGDQQAALFGQTCFAEGEAKSTYGTGTFMLMNTGEKIINSYSGLLTTVGYRIGDDKPVYALEGSIAVTGSLVQWMRDQMGLISTAAEIETLALSVEDNGGAYFVPAFSGLFAPYWRSDARGVIAGLTRYVTKAHLARAVLEATAWQTREITDAMTKDSGVELAALKVDGGMTSNNLLMQTLSDFLDAPVVRPMVAETTCLGAAYAAGLAVGFWTSTDDLRANWRRAAEWTPRMDADARDREYKSWLKAVERTMGWLEDEES, encoded by the coding sequence GTGACCGACGCGCACACCGCCGGCCCCTTCATCGCCGCGATCGACCAGGGCACGACCTCTTCCCGCTGCATCGTCTTCGACCGCGACGGCCGTATCGTCTCCGTCGACCAGAAGGAGCACGAGCAGATCTTCCCGAAGCCGGGCTGGGTCGAGCACAACGCCAACGAGATCTGGACCAACGTCCAGGAAGTCGTCGCCGGAGCCATCCAGAAGGCCGGCATCACCCGGGACGACATCAAGGCCATCGGTATCACCAACCAGCGTGAGACCACGCTGCTGTGGGACAAGAACACCGGTGAGCCCGTCCACAACGCCATCGTGTGGCAGGACACCCGCACCGACGCCCTGTGCAAGGAGCTCGGGCGCAACGTCGGCCAGGACCGCTTCCGCCGCGAGACGGGTCTCCCCCTCGCCTCGTACTTCGCCGGCCCGAAGGCCCGCTGGCTGCTCGACAACGTCGAGGGCCTGCGGGAGCGCGCCGAGCGCGGCGACATCCTCTTCGGCACCATGGACAGCTGGGTCATCTGGAACCTGACCGGTGGTGTCAACGGCGGCAAGCACTACACCGACGTCACCAACGCCTCCCGCACCATGCTGATGAACCTCCACACGCTGGAGTGGGACGAGAAGATCGCCGAGTCCATCGGCGTCCCGATGAACATGCTCCCGGAGATCCGCTCCTCCGCCGAGGTCTACGGCGAGGTCACCGGCGGCAAGCTGGGCGAGCTGCTCGGCGGCATCCCGGTCGCCTCGGCGCTCGGTGACCAGCAGGCGGCCCTGTTCGGCCAGACCTGTTTCGCCGAGGGCGAGGCCAAGTCGACGTACGGCACCGGCACGTTCATGCTCATGAACACCGGCGAGAAGATCATCAACTCGTACTCCGGTCTGCTCACCACCGTCGGCTACCGAATCGGTGACGACAAGCCGGTCTACGCCCTCGAAGGGTCCATCGCCGTCACCGGTTCGCTGGTGCAGTGGATGCGCGACCAGATGGGGCTGATCTCCACCGCCGCAGAGATCGAGACGCTCGCGCTCTCGGTCGAGGACAACGGCGGCGCCTACTTCGTGCCGGCCTTCTCCGGTCTGTTCGCCCCGTACTGGCGCTCCGACGCCCGCGGTGTGATCGCCGGTCTGACCCGCTATGTCACCAAGGCGCACCTGGCCCGCGCCGTCCTGGAGGCCACCGCCTGGCAGACCCGTGAGATCACGGACGCCATGACCAAGGACTCGGGCGTCGAGCTCGCGGCCCTCAAGGTCGACGGCGGCATGACCTCCAACAACCTGCTGATGCAGACCCTCTCGGACTTCCTGGACGCCCCCGTGGTCCGTCCGATGGTCGCCGAGACGACCTGCCTCGGTGCCGCCTACGCCGCCGGTCTCGCCGTCGGCTTCTGGACCAGCACCGACGACCTGCGTGCCAACTGGCGCAGGGCCGCCGAGTGGACCCCCCGCATGGACGCGGACGCCCGCGACCGTGAGTACAAGAGCTGGCTCAAGGCCGTCGAGCGGACGATGGGCTGGCTCGAGGACGAAGAGAGCTGA
- a CDS encoding MIP/aquaporin family protein, giving the protein MSSSDIFIGETIGTAILILLGGGVCAAVTLKASKARNAGWLAITFGWGFAVLTAVYTSAPLSGAHLNPAVTLALALKKNGIEWSQVPTYWGGQLLGAMIGAALVWVAYYGQFHAHLTDKEIVGGPGAQATKAKAVEAQEQGAGPVLGIFSTGPEIRVAWQNVATEVIGTIVLVLAVLTQGLNDGGNGLGTLGALITALVVVSIGLSLGGPTGYAINPARDLGPRIVHALLPLPNKGGSDWSYAWVPVVGPLIGGAIAAGIYNVAFA; this is encoded by the coding sequence GTGTCCAGCTCCGACATCTTCATCGGCGAGACCATCGGTACCGCCATACTCATCCTGCTCGGCGGCGGCGTCTGTGCGGCCGTCACGCTGAAGGCCTCCAAGGCCCGTAACGCCGGTTGGCTCGCCATCACCTTCGGGTGGGGTTTCGCCGTACTCACGGCCGTCTACACCTCCGCGCCGCTGTCCGGCGCGCACCTGAACCCGGCCGTCACGCTCGCGCTCGCGCTGAAGAAGAACGGCATCGAGTGGAGCCAGGTCCCGACCTACTGGGGTGGACAGCTCCTCGGCGCCATGATCGGCGCCGCCCTGGTCTGGGTCGCCTACTACGGCCAGTTCCACGCGCACCTCACCGACAAGGAGATCGTCGGCGGTCCGGGTGCGCAGGCCACCAAGGCCAAGGCCGTCGAGGCCCAGGAGCAGGGCGCAGGCCCGGTGCTGGGCATCTTCTCCACCGGTCCGGAGATCCGGGTCGCCTGGCAGAACGTCGCCACCGAGGTCATCGGCACCATCGTGCTGGTGCTCGCCGTCCTCACGCAGGGCCTCAACGACGGCGGCAACGGCCTGGGCACCCTGGGCGCCCTGATCACCGCCCTGGTCGTCGTCTCCATCGGTCTGTCCCTCGGTGGCCCGACCGGTTACGCGATCAACCCGGCCCGTGACCTCGGTCCGCGTATCGTGCACGCCCTCCTGCCCCTGCCCAACAAGGGCGGCTCCGACTGGAGCTACGCCTGGGTCCCGGTCGTCGGTCCGCTCATCGGCGGCGCGATCGCTGCGGGCATCTACAACGTCGCTTTCGCTTAG